From the genome of Syngnathus acus chromosome 24, fSynAcu1.2, whole genome shotgun sequence, one region includes:
- the ezrb gene encoding ezrin b has translation MPKAVNINVNALDSELEFAILPSAYGKIVFDQVVKTIGLRELWYFGLQYIDGKDYLTWLKLEKKVLQQDVRKTNPLQFNFRAKYFPEEVNEELIQEITQKLFFMQVREGILSDQVYCPPETAVLLASYSVQAKYGDYDKETHQPGYLLSERLLPRRVVDQHKLSQEQWEERIQVWHEEHRGMLKEDAMMEYLKIAQDLEMYGVNYFDIKNKKGTLLWLGVDALGLNIYEKDDKLTPKIGFPWSEIKNVSFNDKKFTIKPIDKKSPDFVFYSPRLRLNKRILQLCMGNHELYMNRRKPDSIEVQQMKTQAREEKMQKQKEKAQLEKEKRKREAIEKEKEQMEREKKDIMMKLYQYQEKTKKVEQDLQAQTQRAMMLEKERLKAEEEAARLEAERQAALLAKEALARQSENQKISQEQLASELKEHTSRITLLEEARKRKENEVDSWQLRAKEAQDDLIKTKQELEKVRLAAPPVLPMPMMAPMQMPMMAPMMAPMMTPMHTSMSTPMQMPMQTTMQTPMQTPMQTPMQTPMQTPMQTLRPTPLQTLRQTPMETPMEMPLPPPPPLSMYNFDDNSEDEENSSMHSADLHNDSVQNNHRREEDRRTEAQKNERVQKQLRDLTAELAQARDESKNTQNDLLHSANVREGRDKYKTLRQIRQGNTKQRIDEFEAL, from the exons ATGCCAAAAGCG GTCAATATTAACGTCAACGCCTTAGACTCGGAGCTGGAGTTTGCCATTTTGCCAAGCGCTTACGGCAAAATTGTGTTTGACCAG GTGGTGAAAACAATTGGATTACGTGAGCTCTGGTACTTTGGACTCCAGTATATAGATGGAAAAGACTATTTAACTTGGCtgaaactggaaaaaaag GTGTTACAACAGGACGTGAGGAAGACAAACCCGCTGCAGTTTAATTTTCGGGCCAAGTACTTTCCCGAGGAAGTCAATGAGGAGCTCATTCAGGAGATCACTCAGAAGCTTTTCTTCATGCAAGTGAGAGAGGGCATCCTGAGCGACCAGGTTTACTGTCCGCCGGAAACGGCTGTGCTGCTGGCGTCCTACTCTGTTCAAGCCAAGTATGGAGATTATGATAAAGAAACCCACCAACCGGGATACCTCCTTTCTGAACGGCTACTCCCTCGCAG AGTGGTGGATCAGCACAAGTTATCACAAGAACAGTGGGAGGAGAGGATTCAGGTGTGGCATGAGGAGCATCGTGGGATGCTCAA GGAGGATGCCATGATGGAGTATCTGAAGATCGCTCAGGACCTCGAGATGTATGGCGTCAACTACTTTGACATCAAGAATAAGAAGGGAACGCTGTTGTGGCTGGGAGTGGATGCTTTGGGACTGAATATTTATGAGAAGGATGACAA ACTGACACCAAAAATCGGCTTCCCATGGAGTGAAATCAAAAATGTTTCCTTCAATGACAAAAAGTTCACCATCAAACCCATCGACAAAAAATCACCG GACTTTGTCTTCTATTCCCCGAGACTACGCTTAAACAAACGCATCCTTCAGCTGTGCATGGGCAACCATGAGCTCTACATGAACCGACGCAAGCCGGACTCCATCGAGGTGCAGCAGATGAAGACACAGGCGAGAGAGGAGAAGATGCAGAAACAGAAGGAGAA GGCCCAGCTGGAAaaagagaagaggaagagggaggCCATCGAGAAGGAGAAGGAGCAGATGGAGCGGGAGAAGAAGGATATTATGATGAAGCTCTACCAGTATCAGGAGAAGACCAAGAAGGTAGAGCAAG ATCTTCAGGCGCAGACGCAGAGAGCCATGATGCTGGAGAAGGAGCGTTTGAAAGCTGAAGAGGAGGCGGCTCGTCTGGAGGCGGAACGTCAGGCAGCCCTGCTGGCTAAAGAAGCGCTGGCTCGCCAATCTGAAAATCAGAAGATTAGTCAGGAACAGCTG GCCTCAGAGCTGAAGGAGCACACGAGCAGAATCACTCTGCTGGAGGAGGCCAGGAAACGCAAGGAGAATGAGGTGGACTCATGGCAGCTCAGG GCCAAGGAGGCCCAGGATGATCTGATTAAGACCAAGCAGGAGTTAGAGAAGGTGAGGCTGGCGGCCCCACCAGTGCTGCCGATGCCGATGATGGCGCCGATGCAGATGCCGATGATGGCGCCAATGATGGCGCCGATGATGACGCCGATGCACACATCGATGTCGACGCCGATGCAAATGCCAATGCAGACCACGATGCAGACGCCAATGCAAACGCCAATGCAAACGCCAATGCAAACGCCAATGCAAACGCCAATGCAAACACTAAGGCCGACGCCTTTGCAAACGCTGAGGCAGACGCCGATGGAAACACCAATGGAAatgccgctgccgccgcctcccCCTCTCTCTATGTACAACTTTGACGACAACAGCGAAGACGAGGAGAACAGCAGCATGCACAGTGCCGACCTGCACAATGACAGCGTCCAAAACAATCACCGCAGGGAGGAGGATCGACGGACAGAGGCCCAGAAGAATGAGCGTGTGCAGAAACAGCTCAGG GATTTGACCGCCGAGTTGGCCCAAGCGCGTGACGAGTCCAAGAACACCCAGAACGACCTCCTCCACTCGGCCAACGTGCGGGAAGGACGAGACAAATACAAAACCCTGCGGCAGATCCGGCAAGGCAACACCAAGCAAAGAATTGATGAGTTTGAGGCCTTATAA
- the sytl3 gene encoding synaptotagmin-like protein 3, which yields MDLSLLEDLERASILQVLRRDKLLRTMEDDRIKRMKLQLQELRRRGAKSDSREYGERTCARCQTPLGKFCNRGAVCRGCSHRICSRCRVSVREVGWKCTVCYAYREVKIRSGDWFLEEKSKKIPATTGKYETVGEKLLNSFNVLSHIAIVPPTPPASSGFDFVGRSENSNKVSVFPKSMEDLFSFTDNFRKMSSSQNNVTTDLLNVNQHLYYSTHKSLSDTDISNSVKLYHGPSLPNLFKRSKDSEQEGCSTGAEEETSNSSENSEGKQGSYSSISTEFSLLEGISAGGDVELALAYKAHTSCLEITVGACRNLPHGDTGKKRCHPYVKLYMMPPKSDKRKTTVKRNTVHPVYNELFQFHIERHLLTLKRLQASVWHSGSLHRKVFLGEVLIPLDGFQFEDQDFQHFNWYPLCPQLSVNVQRGALYS from the exons ATGGATTTAAGTTTGCTTGAAGATCTGGAGAGGGCGAGCATCTTGCAAGTACTTCGGAGAGATAAACTGTTGCGTACAATGGAAGACGACAGGATCAA GAGGATGAAATTGCAGCTGCAGGAACTTCGAAGAAGAGGCGCAAAGAGCGACTCCAGGGAGTACGGCGAGCGGACGTGCGCCCGCTGCCAGACGCCACTGGGAAAGTTCTGCAACAGGGGCGCCGTCTGCCGCGGGTGCAGCCATCGAATCTGCAGCCGCTGTCGTGTGAGCGTGAGGGAAGTGGGGTGGAAGTGTACAGTCTGCTACGCTTACAG AGAAGTCAAGATCCGGTCCGGAGACTGGTTTTTAGAggaaaaatcaaaaaaaattCCGGCTACAACAG GCAAATATGAGACAGTTGGGGAGAAATTGTTAAACTCCTTCAATGTGCTAAG TCACATAGCAATCGTGCCGCCGACTCCGCCAGCCTCCTCGGGATTTGACTTTGTGGGCAGATCAGAG AATTCCAACAAAGTCAGCGTTTTCCCCAAATCAATGGAAGATCTGTTTTCATTCACCGATAATTTTAGAA AGATGTCTTCATCTCAAAACAACGTGACAACCGACCTGCTAAACGTCAACCAACATTTGTACTACAGCACTCATAAGAGCCTCTCTGATACTGACATCAGCAATTCTGTCAAA CTCTACCATGGCCCGAGTCTTCCAAACCTGTTCAAGAGAAGCAAAGATAGCGAGCAGGAGGGCTGCTCCACCGGAGCCGAAGAAGAAACCTCCAATAGTTCGGAAAACTCGGAAGGAAAGCAA GGCAGTTACAGCAGCATCAGCACAGAGTTCAGCCTCCTTGAGGGCATCAGTGCCGGTGGGGACGTGGAACTGGCGTTGGCCTACAAGGCCCACACCTCCTGTCTGGAGATCACAGTGGGAGCATGCCGCAACTTACCCCACGGAGACACCGGGAAGAAGAGGTGTCACCC GTACGTCAAACTCTACATGATGCCACCCAAGAGTGACAAACGCAAGACGACGGTCAAGAGAAACACTGTCCACCCGGTCTATAATGAGCTTTTTCAA tTTCACATAGAGCGTCACCTACTGACTTTAAAGAGATTGCAGGCCTCTGTGTGGCATTCGGGGTCCCTGCACAGAAAAGTTTTTCTGGGTGAGGTCCTCATCCCGCTGGATGGTTTTCAGTTTGAAGACCAAGACTTCCAGCACTTCAACTGGTACCCGCTTTGTCCACag CTGAGTGTAAATGTCCAGAGAGGGGCGCTGTACAGCTGA